The following are encoded together in the Rana temporaria chromosome 12, aRanTem1.1, whole genome shotgun sequence genome:
- the LOC120918671 gene encoding 60S ribosomal protein L21-like has product MRIYKKGDIVDIKGTGTIQKGMPHKCYHGKTGRIYNVTQHAVGIIVNKQVKGKILAKRINVRVEHIRHSKSRDSFLQRVKENERKKKEAKENGTWVELKRQPAQPSEAHFVRTFGKEPELLEPIPYEFMA; this is encoded by the coding sequence ATGCGCATCTACAAGAAGGGTGATATTGTTGATATCAAGGGTACAGGCACAATCCAGAAAGGTATGCCACACAAGTGCTACCATGGCAAGACTGGCCGGATCTACAATGTCACACAGCATGCTGTTGGAATAATTGTCAACAAACAAGTCAAAGGTAAGATACTTGCCAAGAGAATCAATGTCCGTGTAGAGCACATCCGCCACTCAAAGAGCAGAGACAGTTTCCTGCAACGCGTGAAGGAAAACgagaggaagaaaaaggaagcCAAGGAGAACGGCACCTGGGTGGAGCTTAAACGTCAGCCAGCCCAACCAAGTGAAGCTCACTTTGTCCGAACATTTGGAAAGGAACCCGAGCTCCTTGAGCCAATTCCATATGAGTTTATGGCATAA